A DNA window from Ranitomeya imitator isolate aRanImi1 chromosome 2, aRanImi1.pri, whole genome shotgun sequence contains the following coding sequences:
- the LOC138665364 gene encoding zinc finger protein 3-like isoform X2, with the protein MEHHQQSTGTVLGSPEDFQTNHVPDEVKKESGNCKGIDIENNALMCPLTQDTNGHNEVGTTSSESETLLDIDSCAPSKLMQNHGAFHIKEELVPPTRQAQNLPNSVKKESNLRKDGNLKGSKMYTAAGHTVQYNDSRIKMESVLFQEENATCTKMSSIAHTHQYLSAHIKQESVVCHEVNSKDNETYTQIDYLVPYTDECSGEDSDSARADGNAIATANENNRRCYNKSCAISGQSKNTQEKRYKCSDCQKCFSRNADLLKHQRAHTEEQPIICSDCGKTFAKNSMYIRHQRIHTGEKPFSCLVCGKSFSVSAHLITHQRIHTGEKPFGCSDCGKSFSQKASLIKHRRTHTGEKPFVCADCGKCFTSSTNLTLHQRVHTGEKPYTCSVCGKCFRSSPNLISHQRIHTGEKPYSCTECGKFFTNSSVLVRHQRTHTGEKPFLCCDCGKSFTRNSQLIKHQMIHAGKRPYSITQSTIH; encoded by the coding sequence GATCCCCAGAAGATTTTCAAACCAACCATGTTCCTGATGAGGTTAAGAAAGAATCTGGGAATTGTAAAGGTATTGATATAGAGAATAATGCACTAATGTGTCCATTGACACAAGATACAAATGGCCACAACGAGGTTGGTACAACATCTTCTGAAAGCGAGACTCTCTTGGACATTGATTCCTGTGCACCTTCAAAGCTCATGCAAAACCATGGGGCATTTCATATTAAAGAAGAATTGGTTCCTCCCACCAGACAGGCACAGAATTTACCCAACAGTGTTAAAAAAGAATCCAATTTACGTAAAGATGGGAATCTCAAAGGCTCTAAAATGTATACAGCTGCCGGTCACACCGTACAGTATAACGACTCTCGTATTAAGATGGAGTCCGTTTTATTTCAGGAAGAAAATGCCACATGTACAAAAATGTCTAGTATAGCTCACACACACCAATATCTATCTGCTCATATTAAGCAGGAATCTGTTGTGTGTCATGAAGTTAACTCCAAAGACAATGAGACCTATACACAGATAGATTATTTGGTACCTTATACTGATGAATGTAGTGGAGAAGATAGCGATTCAGCAAGAGCAGATGGGAATGCCATAGCTACAGCCAACGAAAACAATAGAAGATGCTATAACAAGTCATGCGCCATATCTGGACAATCAAAAAACACCCAAGAGAAAAGATACAAATGTTCGGACTGTCAAAAATGTTTTTCAAGAAATGCTGATTTGCTGAAACATCAAAGAGCTCATACAGAGGAACAGCCGATAATATGTTCTGACTGTGGAAAAACCTTTGCCAAGAATTCTATGTATATAAGGCACCAAaggattcacacaggggagaaaccattctcTTGTTTAGTGTGTGGAAAAAGTTTCTCTGTTAGTGCCCATCTCATCACTCACCagcgaattcacacaggggagaagcctttcggGTGTTCTGACTGTGGGAAGTCCTTTAGCCAGAAGGCATCGCTCATCAAGCATCGTAGGACTCATACGGGAGAAAAACCATTTGTTTGTGCCGATTGTGGAAAATGTTTCACAAGCAGCACAAACCTTACACTGCACCAACGTgttcacacaggggaaaaaccgTATACTTGCTCTGTGTGTGGCAAATGTTTTAGAAGTAGCCCCAACCTTATttctcaccagagaattcacactggggagaaaccATATTCCTGTACGGAATGTGGCAAATTTTTCACCAATAGCTCTGTACTGGTTAGACATCAGAGGacacacacaggagagaagccatttttatgttgtgattgtgggaagagtttTACCCGAAACTCGCAACTTATAAAACATCAAATGATTCATGCTGGAAAGCGACCCTATTCCATTACCCAATCAACCATACATTAA